A single Triticum dicoccoides isolate Atlit2015 ecotype Zavitan chromosome 2A, WEW_v2.0, whole genome shotgun sequence DNA region contains:
- the LOC119355225 gene encoding nuclear speckle splicing regulatory protein 1-like, whose protein sequence is MQRYGLQLRKKPATSSSSRPPPPARPLAAFADDSDDDVEADILRQSSKKRALEKVEELQKKAMEEDPSVFAYDEVYDDMKEKAARPKIQAKVVRESKYIEALKEKAEQRKREQDIVYERKLHKERSKEDHLFADKDKFVTSAYRKKLEEEKKWLEEERRRQLQEERDDVTKKKDLSDFYFGLAKNVAFGARTHEGTETTEPEKLENKVEDIQGSKSDAEGSSRSPKRRRESSVGSEKAHGSSSVVEPSTTGSKDSTAVRSTEKEADISTSASQALQNTQPAPITDEHYKRSNDALAAARERALARKRAKEQQI, encoded by the exons ATGCAGAGGTACGGGCTGCAGCTCCGCAAAAAGCCGGCGACCTCCTCGTCGTCTCGACCGCCACCTCCGGCGCGCCCCCTGGCGGCCTTCGCCGACGACAGCGATGACGATGTGGAGGCCGACATCCTCCGACAGTCATCGAAGAAACGCGCCCTCGAGAAG GTGGAGGAACTGCAGAAGAAAGCGATGGAGGAGGATCCCTCGGTGTTTGCCTATGATGAGGTGTACGATGATATGAAGGAGAAGGCCGCTCGGCCCAAGATACAGGCCAAGGTTGTTCGCGAG TCAAAGTACATTGAAGCACTTAAGGAGAAAGCAGAACAACGAAAACGAGAACAGGACATAGTGTATGAGAGGAAGCTTCATAAAGAGAGGAGCAAGGAAGATCACCTGTTTGCTGACAAGGACAAGTTTGTAACATCTGCCTACAGGaagaaacttgaagaggagaagaaATGGCTAGAGGAAGAAAGACGACGGCAGCTTCAAGAAGAAAGGGATGAT GTAACTAAAAAGAAAGACTTGAGTGATTTTTACTTTGGGCTTGCTAAGAATGTTGCTTTCGGTGCACGGACACATGAGGGTACAGAAACTACAGAACCTGAAAAGTTGGAAAATAAAGTAGAAGATATTCAAGGTAGCAAGTCTGACGCCGAAGGATCCAGTCGTTCTCCTAAGCGCAGGAGGGAATCCAGTGTAGGATCAGAGAAGGCTCATGGAAGTAGCAGTGTGGTAGAACCTTCAACTACTGGATCAAAAGATTCAACAGCTGTTAGATCTACTGAGAAAGAGGCAGATATTTCTACATCTGCTTCACAGGCTCTCCAGAATACTCAACCAGCACCAATCACCGACGAGCACTACAAGAGGAGTAACGACGCACTTGCCGCTGCTAGAGAACGAGCACTGGCTCGTAAGAGAGCGAAGGAGCAGcaaatatga